CGCAGACTCGGGTGCGGGCTGGGGCAGGCGCTCGCTGCGCGGTGTCCCCCACGTCGGACGGCCCCTGGCTGGGCAGCGGCAGGCCCCACCGCCGCCATCGCCGCTCTCTGCACCAGCACCGGGGAGTGCGGCTGCGGGGGCTGCGGGGAACGGGGCGCGGGGGGTCTGTGGTGTGCGGGGGGGGCCGCGCGGTTGCGGCCGGTACCGCCGGTGCTCGCCTGCTCCCTGCGCTCCCGCACCCCGCACGGGGCCGCGCTGCACCGGGTGAGGGCGGGACCGTCAGCGGGGTGCGAGCCAATCGTTACCGCatgggacgggacgggacggggccCATGGCCCCTCATGGGATGGATGGGGTGGGACCCCCTATGGGACGGGATGGGATGGTATAGGGTAAGATTGGACTGAATGGGATCCCCCATGGGATGGGAGCCCCCTCATCCCTGAACTGGACCCCATGatccccccatctcccccaggCCCCACTGCCATTCACCTGCCCCCCATGCTGGGCCCACGCGTTGTGAGCCAGACCTCGGCCCCCAGCTACTCCGTGTTGGGGCGCAGCACCATCGGCACCTTCTACAGGACCTGTGCAAGGTGGGGCAGGGAATCAGGtggatggggctgggggtcaAAGGGAGTCAGGGAGCCAAGGGTCCAGGGGTCAGGATGCTGAGGGGCTGCGGGGTGAGGGCGCTGGGTACCAGGGGTCAGGGTTGCGGGAGGGTGATGGTGCTGGGGGTCAGGGCACCGGCTGCTGGGTACCAGGGGCAGGGTACTGGGGGGGTCAGGGTCCTGGGCTACTGGGGGGTCAGGGTGCTGTggatgagggtgctggggctcGGAGCGCTGGGGGTCAGGttgatgggtgctggggctcaGGGCGCTGGGTGCAGGCTCTGGCTGCGGTGCCGATACCCGGCTCACGTCCCCCTGCCGTGCCCGCAGACGCCGGGGCCGTGCCGGTACCGCACGGTGGACACGGACGTGTACAAGCACCGGCGCCGCGGTTCTCGATGCTGGCGCGGAACGTGCTGCCGGGGGACACCACCACCAAACCGGGCCCCGGCGCGTACAGCCCCCAGCAGGTCAGCAGGGACCCCGGGGGGAGCCGTGGGGGGACACGGGCCAGAGCCCCCCCCTCACCGTGCTCCCCCCTGCAGAGCCGGCCCCAGGGGTGACCTTTGGCACCCGGCACTCCGAGTACCTGGTGCCGCTCATCGTGGACGTGCCCGACTGGAGCCGGCGGCACGGCCGGAGCGGGGAATGGGCTCCGGGCAGGAAGGGGGGCTCCGGCCGGGAACAGGCCGAGTTCAGAGTCAGCCGCAGGCTCCATCCGTGCTCCCTGCGCCGCCCCGGCGCCCTGGGCTGGGCAGAGCCGCCCGCACGCTGCGGGGGCTCCCTTCCCGTTCCCAGCCCGTGCCCTGCTCCGCTGGAGGAGGCCCTGGGGAGTGGGGCTGAGCTCTGGCTCAGCGTCATGGCTCCATAACCCCATAGCCCCACAGCACCGtaaccccatagccccataaCCTCATAGCCCCATAACCTCATAGCCCCACAGCACCAGaaccccatagccccataaCCTCATAGCCCCATAACCTCATAGCCCCACAGCACCATAACCCCACAGCCCCAtaaccccatagccccataaCCTCATAGCCCCACAGCACCATAACTCCATAGCCCCATAACCTCATAGCCCCACAGCACCGTAACTCCATAGCCCCATAACCTCATAGCCCCACAGCACCAGaaccccatagccccataaCCTCATAGCCCCACAGCACCGTAACTCCATAGCCCCATAACCTCATAGCCCCACAGCACCAGaaccccatagccccataaCCTCATAGCCCCACAGCACCAGAACCCCATAACCCCATAACCTCATAGCCCCACAGCACCATAACCCCACAGCCCCAtaaccccatagccccataaCCTCATAGCCCCACAGCACCAGAACCCCATAACCCCATAACCTCATAGCCCCACAGCACTATAACCCCATAGCCCCACAGCACCGTAACCCCATAGTCCTGTAACCTCATAGCCCCACAGCACCAGaaccccatagccccataaCCTCATAGCCCCACAGCACCATAACCCCACAGCCCCATAACCTCATAGCCCCATAACCTCATAGCCCCACAGCACCATAACCCCACAGCCCCAtaaccccatagccccataaCCTCATAGCCCCACAGCACCAGaaccccatagccccataaCCTCATAGCCCCACAGCACCAGAACCCCATAGCCCCACAGCACCGTAACCCCATAGTCCTGTAACCTCATAGCCCCACAGCACCAaaaccccatagccccataaCCTCATAGCCCCACAGCACCATAACCCCACAGCCCCATAACCTCATAGCCCCATAACCTCATAGCCCCACAGCACCAGAACCCCATAGCCCCAGaaccccatagccccataaCCTCATAGCCCCACAGCACCAGaaccccatagccccataaccccatagccccataaCCTCATAGTCCCACAGCACCAGAAGCCCATAGCCCCATAACCTCAAAGCCCCACGGCACCGTAACCCCATAGCCCCGTAACCTCAtagccccacagccccatggctctCTAACCCCACAGCCCcaccccccattgccccatgaCCCCAGTGAACCCCATCCTCTATGACCCCCAATGACCCCATCATACCCGTGACCCCAATGACCCCATGACCTCGATGACCCCCATGACCCCCATAACTGCCCTGTCCCCCATGACCCCGATGACCCCGGATAACCTCGTGGCCccaaacctccccccccccccccccgccaccagGGGGCGCGGGTCCAGCAGGGGTTGCTCCGCCGGTCAGCCGGCCGCCAGGGGGCGCTGCAGCGCGTTACCCCCCCctggggagcggcggcggggggggcaCGCAGAGGGACAGGGGCCTCGGGTGGGGGGGTCGGGGTGAGGCGTCCCCGCCGTGGCGGGGGCTGCAGCGGGGTGACGCTGAGGTCCTTCCCGACCCGGctgttctgtggttctgtggcGTGGCCAAGGACGGGCAGACACAGGGGCAGGGGTGCAGCCCCCCGGGGCCGTGCACTCACGGCGGCTCcgtcctcctgctccccagagTCACCGACGGGGGGGGAATGCGCTCAGTGACCGCCCCAGGCCCCGTCCCAGCGGGAGGGGGCCCCCATGGCGGGGATAGGGACTGGGGCTGCAGCGCCTGCTCCTCCGCTGTCAGCCCCTCggtcctccagcagctctgcctcccccgCGGGCTGCAGTGGCTCCTGCGGGGAGCAGCCCTGAGCCCCCCCGCCGGGGGCACAACGGGGGTCCCCCAGCCCAGCGccccccccctccagccccactcACCCTGGGCTGCAGCTTCCTCTGCGCTGCCACCCGCGCCTTCATCGgcttccagcagagcagctccaggtctGCAGCGGGACGGGCGCAGGGCAGCACCTCTGCACCCTCAGGGGGGCCCTGCACCACAGCGGGGGTCCGGCCCCTCCAGCTCCCCCCCATCAAGGCACAGCGTGGCccttgggggttttggggtgcagGGTCCCCTCTGCCCCCCCAAGGGGACAGCGCAGGGGCTGGGGGGCCAAGAGCTACAGGCAGGGCACAGAGCGtgtcccccagccccagccctcacCAGCGAAGGTCGGGCCGTTCCTCTTGGCTCCGCTGCCATCCGAGATGTCATTGTCTGGCGGAACCAGAGGGTTGAGGCTCCCAGAGGTGCCCATTCcccccaggacagcagcaccGACCCCTCTGCCACCACCACACCCCACACGGGGCTGTCACCGCCAGAGCCACCTCCGAGGTGTCCTGTTGAGGTCCCCCCGTGGGGCTCAGCTGACCCTTCCCGTTGGATCCCGGCCGGATCCCATGGGACACGCTGCGGTACTCACAGGCCATGGCGAACCACTTCATGAAGTTCTGGAGCTCCCGGGGGGATTTCCTCTTGCGCTTCCCCCCCACCACGTCCTCCAGGCCCGGCGGCACCAGGAATGGTCTCCCTGCGAGCAGGAAGGGTCAGACCGGCCCCGGGCGCCACCGGGAATGCTGGAGGGTGGCTCCAGCCTCGGCCCTTGGCACAGCCCCTCTGGGCACCATGGGGCCAGGAGAGACCCGCGGAGGATCCAGAGGGACAAGCGGGTGGGAAAAGGAGCCGGGATAAACCCACTGTGGCTCCAGGGATGCCAAAGGACAAGGGCATGGGGAATGGAACCAGGGCGAGCCGGTGCTGCGCAGACAGAGCCGGGCAgcagccccctccccagctcccatcACGTACCTTTCCTGGGGGGTTTGTCTGAAGAGTCTGCAAAGGAGTCAAGGTTTGCCACGgatccagcagctcctgcagggagcGGGTGCTGATGGAGCCACAGCTCCCTGGGGCaccctgggcagggctgggacaTCCCAGGGCTTCCCGGTGCCCCACAGCCTCAGGACGCTCCGGGTCCCCCCTACCTTGACATGGGTCCGGGGGTGCTGGGCAGGGGCTCGCTCCCGCAGCGCGTATCTTGGGGTGCTGTGGCAGGGGCAGGATGGGCCGGATGAGCCGAGGCTCCGGGGAGCAGCGTGGCGCTGTCCCAGCCCTCACCTACGCGCTGGGATTCCATGTGTTTGGCACCACTTGGAGCCGGCACTGCGGCACCCTCCTGCGTGGGATCATCTCCACCAGCACCGGCATCCTCCAGTCCTGCACCGGAATGAGCCTCCGGGATTCCCTGTTCCCAAGGAGCACCCCAGGGGCTCCACAGAGACACAGCAGCTGTGGCGGGCGGATACGCAGGCAGGACACACGGACAAGATGTGACACAGGGATGTGACACAGGACACACGGACAAGACGTGACACAGGGATGTGACACAGGACACACGGACAAGACGTGACACAGGGATGTGACACAGGACGCACGGACAAGACGTGACACAGGGATGTGACACAGGACACACGGACAAGACGTGACACAGGGATGTGACACAGGACACACGGACAAGACGTGACACAGGGATGTGACACAGGACACACGGACAAGACGTGACACAGGGATGTGACACAGGACACACGGACAAGACGTGACTCAGGGATGTGACACAGGACGCACGGACAAGACGTGACTCAGGGATGTGACACAGGACGCACGGGCAGGACAGGCAGACACCGGCAAAACCACGGGGACAGCCTGTGccgggttcagcagcagcagtcgcttttctctttcccagtagctggtgcagggctgtgtctgggctgcagcctgagaacagcgctgataaaGCACAGCCCTGGgtttagctgctgctcagcagcacttaCCCTGCCtgttcagtctcatgctctgcagcgAGGAGGGGCACGgcaagccgggaggaagcaggggcaggacacctgacccgaaccaGCCAGAGGgctgttccataccacagcacggcatgcttGGGGTGGAAACGGGGTGGAATCACGCAggaggcccagatcactgcttgggtcgggctgggttgAGTTCGAATTCTTACAGgagccagtggtaaagcttggtACCAGTATAAATTCAATTCCTGGCATATTTTACTAAACTGCGTTTGATCcgatggttcatcttttctacttacccactggcctgaggcctgtacaGAACACggagttgccaatcaatttctaacTTCTTTGCTAATTTCTcgtaacaattttgcactaaagtgtgaGCTTTGGTTGGAAGAAATTGCCGCTGGCACTGCAAAACGATGTGTTACCTCGTTAAATAATGATTTAATCActtgttttgcattatttatcctacaagggaatgcttctggccagcctgaaaaagtgtCCGTcaagacctcacctggagcattgtgtgcagttctggtgtcctcaacatgaaaaggacatggaactgctggaacaagtgcagaggaggccacgaggatgatcaggggactggagcacctcctgtatgaagacaggctgaggaagttggggctgttcagcctggagaagagaaggctgcgtggagacctcatagcagcttccagtacctgaagggggcctatagggatgctggggagggactcttcatcagggactgtagtgacaggacaaggggtaatgggttaaaactgaaacaggggaagttcagattggatctaaggaggaaattctttcctgtgagggtggtgaggcactggaatcggttgcccagggaggctgtgagtgctccatccctggcagtgttcaaggccaggttggatgaagccttgggtgggatggtttagtgtgaggtgtccctgcccatggcaggggggttggaactggatgatcttgaggtcctttccaaccctgactgttctatgattctatgattctatgaaaagaacaccaacaaatatctataacctccttttctcggtaattcagaaaaatctgtttgccactgctgtcccggaTAACTTCCTCTCCCAATTGCCCCagtttgatttctattttcagttttaggattattcttaagcagagctgacattgttttgccACTAATTGAACTGTGGTGTATAGATTCCTTCCTACAATTTCTTTAAGTATTATATTTAAGTATTAATGAGTATTTAAGTATTAATGAGTATTATATTTAAGTAttaatgagttttattatgttcctcctgaactaacttctAGAGTTGGTTCTAGGGGATTACAATTcgcccatcaggtatctgaaccctacccttttcattttcctgtccttttagatcttgaatcaattttctatcctcttttgaatacctaggttcagatttctcaattgttagtttgccctcagggattaaggacatgattttagatgGTTCAGCTGCTCGTCTGGCTTCAAAATCGGCccaattatttccaatttcctgatcacAATCACCttgttgatgtcctttacagtacataatagctacttcctcaggtagctgaacagcttccaggAGCTGTAGACTTTctgcatgtttaatctgtttcgcttgtgtgttcaaaattcttcgttctttccagatagcaccgtgtgcatggaccacaccaaatgtgagtttagaatcagtccaaatattgaTCCTTTTATCTTTAGCCAGTTCAGGGCTCTtgttaatgctattatttctgccttctgggcagaggtgttcaCGGGtgaaggtttagcttctatgacctgtgaagtggtgttaacggcatatcctgcctttcgttcaccATTTTTCAGGAAGCTGctaccatcagtaaaccaagaatcagcatcttccagaggtttttctttcaagtctggttgGCTCgaatacacagtctctatggtggccaagcagtcgTGTGTTAGCGGTTCTGTCAATTGTTCCTGCcgaaggatgctggattcacaacattagtgaccacaatttctgtatcatcctgttccacaagggtggcctggtattgtAAAaccgtgaaggagataaccagtgggctcctttctgctccaggactgctgataccacatgggacaccagcacagtAATCTTTTGTCCCAGggtgaatttgcgagcctctTCAATCTTCATGACAACCGCCGCCACAGCCCTTAGGCAgccgggccatcctttgctcgcttcatccagcTGTATTGAAAAAAGcgccactgcccttctgtagggtcctagtttctgagcaaggacccccagaGCTATTCCCTGTTCTTCATcggaatatagcctaaaggatttagtcacgtccggaagtcacagagttgcagctctcattagctttgtttttaaactcctaaaagccccctctgctgtatcagtccggtccaaagagggagggtttccctTCAACAGCTCCtgtagtggtcttaccagaacaccacaatcatggatccaaagtgtGCACCCATCTGGTCATTCCCAGGAACGTCCGGAGCTCCTTGACGGTCAACAGTTGcggagtctgacaaatggcttctttacCAGCAGGTCCAAGTTCTCCctgtcctcctgttatttcatatccgAGGTAGGAAACTCGGGTTTGGGttagttgggcctttcatttggatacccAATAACCACTCAGTCCCAGGAGATTTACTAATTCCACCGTCCACTGgacacattcttcctttgtttctgtagcaattaacaGGTCATCCACATACTGTAACAGAGTCCCATCTGAGTgggtggcttccatgattcgAGTCCCAGTGCTAACTGATTTCCAAAGCTCGTTGGACTGTCTTAAACCCTTTAGGTAATACCATCCAAGTTAactgagtttcccttcctgtgtcaggattttcccattcaaaagcaatacattttagctttctttggccaatggtaagcaaaagaaagcatcctttaaatccaagacggcaaaccatttctgattattattcaattcAGTCAATAAATCATAtgaattagctactactggacgaGTATCCTCTGTaattttgttgattgctctaagatcttgaaccaatctgcaatTTTTCCCAGCATATTTCTTTACTGTCCAGATATGAGTATTATATtgcaattcacattcaattaataatctgtattttaaaatttatcaatgatttttgattccctttgatctttaaattttaagggatatagttttattctaattgggcaagccccccccttttttatttccactttaacaggcaaagcattttttgccttacctggaacttcagatgcctcTACGCCCAGATATACCTGatgaaggttttcttctatttcagggacgTCCTCCTGTTCGCTTTTCTGTGGAattaaactcaaaactgcagttaattgattgtttttaactctaaattccattttgccttctttaagtGATGCTTCTCGCCCTAAcaaagattttagagaatttggcatgcataaaactttatgcattcctatttgttttcccaatttagagaattaagctttttttttttttttctttttttttttccccctctctttcttggtggccagtagctcccacagctgtaacaaattcttttctctctgatttaacaccgagtaagttgctcctgtatccactaaaattccttttctttcctctagtCTCTAGTtctaatttaaccagtggatctgctagggaaggtTCCCTGGGCCCCcatcagtctagttccaattcagtcactgcAGCCACCCTATGgcactcccccccaccccagggcagtctcacttccaacgtccGAACTGCCCATAGCACGCACACCGGTCCGGTTgcacagaagaagagcccacCCCTCCACCTCCGCTCCACATCCCTCCTTCCACGGTCAGTGTTGCCTTCCTTGACCTGACGACCTATCTCAGGAACGGCACGGCGACCAACCCCAGGCCGCTCGGGCCATCGGCTCgcagacaccaatgtggtggacggCAAATGGCTTTTATTGACGGGTAACACGGTGTTATATACCCTGAGTTTACAACGTCACAAACCAAGTGTtactggctctagggagaggggtcttatcttcttatctttccgtacAGCACGGCATCTTCCGACCGCCGAACCCTAACTACCAcatactggtggtagcagcagtgatttgtgttataccttagttactaaactgttcttatctcaacctgtgggagttgcattctttgcgattctcctctccgtccctccaggagcagggggagggcaagaagggggggagcgAGTGGACgggctttgtggttgggtttaaaccacaacaccccGGTGTGCGTCCCtggtggagcggagactccccggcgcacccagcgctgcttgcttattgccgctcgatattaatcaattgtcATAAAATAATCGGATCAGATCATGGCTAGGACGAAATTTTTATAACGAGAAGGCTGCGGTgagaccttgtaacagtcttccagtagCTAAAGGGGCCAACAGAAAGCCTGGAGAgaacagcaaagcggttctgggtggggacagcagatttaggaggaagccccttgcttttaattgccctcttcctcctttttcgtTGCCTTTTTCGTCGCTGTTCCCCAGCTGCCCGGGTTGGTGGCCGCCTTCTTTCCCCCCTGAGCTCCAGGGGACGCTCgaggcccctgcacagcctGGGCCTGGAGCAGGCTGTCCTGCTTCCTCTCCGCTCCGCTgccatcttgcagcctattgacagcgtccgcagctcagcccctgctgcaggaggaccccACCGGGGAGCCccgggtgcagccctgcccatcgcgCACCCTGCCCTCCCCAGAGCAGTGCGGGCACTCtctgcaccccgagctctgccctgcagcctcccctctcctcagcgctgtctgggtgcctacgctgggcaccgctggggcagccagagcattGCTTGCACCGTTACTTTTGCTTCTCTACCCACGTCCTCCTTCATCCTCGGTTCATGTCAAACTCCACGTAGGCACTTGCTGACTTGGGATCACGGCTGCACGGTAGGATGCTGGCAGAGCCTGCTGATACACAAGCATAAGTTTCCATTAAgtgactgtcctgggttgagcagcagcagtcatttttctccttcttaggagctagtacagtgctgtgttttgatcttttggccttggaacagtggtgataacgccgatgttttcagttgctgctcaaatgtttggtctggccaaggactttgtgagcctcatgctctgccagggaggaggggaggctgggaggaagcagagacaggacacctgacccaaactgaccaaagaggtattccataccacagcacgtcatgcccaggaggtaacttagagtgacccggaaggggtagagggactgcagggttggaggaggtatcggtcggtgcttggctggggggagtggggcgagttattggtcagctggtgctgaggtgttgtattctttcctcttgttatttcctctatcattattattattggtggtagcagtagtgatctatgttataccttagttactaaactgttcttatctcaacccgtgggagttgcattcttttttgattctcctctccgtccctccaggagcagggggagggcaagaagtggggggagtgagtgaacgaggtttgtggttgggtttaaaccacgacagtgacAGAAGCCGTGATTTAAGGGAAAGCCCTCAGGGGTGCTGAAGCTGCCATAAGGGACTTTATTCCTGTTAAGCATAATCTTAACTCTGTGTTTTgtcattctgtatttttgtggCTTTCTTGCTATTATTGACTTACATATATTAGACTTACAAGTAAAGAGATCCTTCATAAATCTTATTCAGTGCCCACGCTCATTGATTTCTGACCATATTTGTGCTAAAAGGATTTAGATGTAACACTTGGCTTTTGGGAAGGTGATAAAACCACTGGGTCTTAAGTGCTAAACTGCCACTTAggttgggtggtgcagtcagagcctttgccagtgaagaccgaggcacagaagtcattcagaacctcagccttctccaaatcctgtgtagccagttctcccgaaagcttcctcaggggcctgtgtt
The sequence above is a segment of the Lathamus discolor isolate bLatDis1 chromosome 1, bLatDis1.hap1, whole genome shotgun sequence genome. Coding sequences within it:
- the LOC136006540 gene encoding uncharacterized protein LOC136006540, whose translation is MGGRGRAAAGGRSGGSGAVSCAPVPQTRVRAGAGARCAVSPTSDGPWLGSGRPHRRHRRSLHQHRGVRLRGLRGTGRGGSVVCGGGRAVAAGTAGARLLPALPHPARGRAAPGPTAIHLPPMLGPRVVSQTSAPSYSVLGRSTIGTFYRTCARRRGRAGTARWTRTCTSTGAAVLDAGAERAAGGHHHQTGPRRVQPPAEPAPGVTFGTRHSEYLVPLIVDVPDWSRRHGRSGEWAPGRKGGSGREQAEFRVSRRLHPCSLRRPGALGWAEPPARCGGSLPVPSPCPAPLEEALGSGAELWLSVMAP